A single Cherax quadricarinatus isolate ZL_2023a chromosome 4, ASM3850222v1, whole genome shotgun sequence DNA region contains:
- the LOC128684331 gene encoding uncharacterized protein, translated as MDLRWPGGAIFIVGTLYLILGACPVATGNTQCYNFTWPGVNKSIECKDKKNDMYDNSQPCIYPLIYTVPFTSPPNISALEAHCQAHDCPVFKCSTKDGSCIQWKWYDINEQLINYSSFCGNLVDQTKVESPVPKTSGCWRQMMGTYMREVCVCDTNYCNQGARHSVALLLLLLLPVAAQTAVTTLMIL; from the exons ATGGATCTGAGGTGGCCAGGTGGCGCCATCTTCATTGTTGGGACACTTTACCTGATTCTCGGGGCTTGTCCAGTGGCCACAG GaaacacacagtgttacaacttTACCTGGCCTGGAGTCAACAAAAGTATCGAGTGTAAAGACAAGAAGAATGACATGTATGATAACTCTCAGCCTTGTATCTACCCTCTAATATACACTG TTCCCTTCACGAGTCCCCCCAATATCTCAGCCTTGGAGGCCCACTGCCAAGCACACGATTGTCCTGTCTTCAAGTGTTCCACTAAGGATGGTTCCTGTATCCAGTGGAAATGGTATGATATCAACG AACAGTTGATCAACTACTCCTCCTTCTGTGggaacctggttgaccagaccaaGGTAGAATCCCCCGTCCCTAAGACGTCCGGGTGTTGGAGACAGATGATGGGAACTTAcatgagagaggtgtgtgtgtgtgacactaactACTGTAACcagggtgccaggcactctgtggcccttctgttgctgttgctgttgcctgTGGCCGCACAGACTGCTGTCACAACCTTAATGATACTTTAA